One Deinococcus sp. LM3 genomic region harbors:
- the pgi gene encoding glucose-6-phosphate isomerase, with the protein MPTITQFRSWQDLTAHAEATRDLHLRDLFSADPQRGERLNAEGAGLYLDYSKNRVTDETLGLLLALARETGVEARRDAMFAGEKINVTEGRAVLHTALRAPKGATVMVDGRNVVPDVHEVLDRMAAFADQVRAGTWLGHTGRPLRNIVNIGIGGSDLGPVMAFEALRHYAQRDLTLRFVSNVDGTDLVEKTRDLDPTETLVIVSSKTFTTQETMANAQSARAWLLAAMGDESAVARHFVAVSTNADAVQKFGIDTANMFGFWDWVGGRYSMDSAIGLSLMLAVGPDRFRELLAGFHAMDEHFHTAPLEGNLPVLLGLLGIWYNNFHDAQSHAVLPYDQYLAYFPAYLQQLDMESNGKHITLGGQPVDYQTGPVIWGQPGTNGQHAFYQLIHQGTKLIPADFIGFCQTLNPLPLGDSAPHHDLLMANVFAQTEALAFGKSLDAVLSEGVQPDLAPHRVFDGNRPTNTILADRLTPHTLGALIALYEHKVFVQGAVWDINSFDQWGVELGKVLAGKIVPELHADAEPELQHDSSTNTLIRRYRTRR; encoded by the coding sequence ATGCCGACCATCACCCAGTTCCGCAGCTGGCAGGACCTGACTGCCCACGCCGAAGCCACCCGCGACCTGCACCTGCGCGACCTGTTCAGCGCCGACCCGCAGCGCGGCGAACGCCTGAACGCCGAGGGGGCCGGGCTTTACCTCGACTACAGCAAGAACCGCGTGACCGACGAGACCCTGGGGCTGCTGCTGGCCCTGGCCCGCGAGACGGGCGTGGAGGCCCGCCGCGACGCCATGTTCGCCGGCGAGAAGATCAACGTGACCGAGGGCCGCGCCGTGCTGCACACCGCCCTGCGCGCCCCGAAAGGCGCGACCGTCATGGTGGACGGCCGCAACGTCGTTCCCGACGTGCATGAGGTACTGGACCGCATGGCGGCCTTCGCGGATCAGGTGCGCGCCGGGACGTGGCTGGGCCACACCGGGCGGCCCCTGCGGAACATCGTGAACATCGGCATCGGCGGCAGCGACCTGGGACCGGTCATGGCCTTCGAAGCCCTGCGGCACTACGCGCAGCGGGACCTGACGCTGCGCTTCGTGTCGAACGTGGACGGCACGGATCTGGTCGAGAAGACCCGTGACCTCGACCCGACCGAGACGCTGGTCATCGTGTCGAGCAAGACCTTCACCACGCAGGAGACCATGGCGAACGCCCAGAGTGCGCGCGCCTGGCTGCTCGCGGCGATGGGGGACGAATCGGCGGTCGCGCGGCACTTCGTGGCGGTGTCCACGAACGCGGACGCCGTGCAGAAGTTCGGGATCGACACCGCGAACATGTTCGGCTTCTGGGACTGGGTGGGCGGCCGCTACTCGATGGACAGCGCCATCGGCCTGAGCCTGATGCTGGCCGTCGGCCCCGACCGCTTCCGCGAGCTGCTGGCGGGTTTTCACGCCATGGACGAGCACTTCCACACGGCGCCGCTGGAAGGGAACCTGCCGGTCCTGCTGGGGCTGCTGGGCATCTGGTACAACAACTTCCATGACGCGCAGAGCCACGCCGTGCTGCCGTACGACCAGTACCTCGCGTACTTCCCGGCGTACCTGCAACAGCTGGACATGGAAAGCAACGGCAAGCACATCACCCTGGGCGGGCAGCCCGTGGACTACCAGACCGGCCCGGTCATCTGGGGGCAGCCCGGCACGAACGGCCAGCACGCCTTCTACCAGCTGATCCACCAGGGCACCAAGCTGATCCCGGCGGACTTCATCGGGTTCTGCCAGACCCTGAACCCGCTGCCGCTGGGTGACAGCGCGCCGCACCACGACCTGCTGATGGCGAACGTGTTCGCGCAGACCGAGGCACTGGCCTTCGGCAAGAGCCTGGACGCCGTGCTGTCCGAGGGTGTGCAGCCCGACCTCGCGCCGCACCGCGTGTTCGACGGGAACCGCCCGACCAACACCATCCTCGCCGACCGCCTGACCCCGCACACGCTGGGCGCGCTGATCGCGCTGTACGAGCACAAGGTGTTCGTGCAGGGCGCCGTGTGGGACATCAATTCCTTCGACCAGTGGGGCGTGGAACTGGGCAAGGTGCTGGCCGGGAAGATCGTGCCGGAACTGCACGCCGACGCCGAACCCGAACTGCAGCACGACAGCTCCACGAACACCCTGATCCGCCGCTACCGCACGCGCCGGTAA
- a CDS encoding pyruvate, water dikinase regulatory protein — MTQADATPGPPPPHPRTVVIVSDHTGLTAENIARALLAHFPGQSLRYLRRPFTADLAAAQAVTREVRALAERGEHPLVFTTVTRAEVLTELQTCPAQVFDLLGPGLSALEHEFQQSATRIVGRHHDMHDTDAYLSRMDALDFALATDDGVGDKQYGLSDVILVGVSRAGKTPTSLFLALQHGVRASNYPLAEDDFDRSGLPIPLEAHRHKLHGLTIDPRRLHAIRTQRKAGSRYASLEQCEHEVRRAERMFQRAGIPVRDTTSASVEEIAAGILNTLRKA; from the coding sequence ATGACCCAGGCAGACGCCACGCCCGGCCCCCCACCCCCGCACCCCCGCACGGTCGTCATCGTCAGCGACCACACCGGCCTGACCGCCGAGAACATCGCCCGCGCGCTCCTGGCCCACTTTCCCGGCCAGTCCCTGCGCTACCTGCGCCGCCCCTTCACCGCCGACCTCGCCGCCGCGCAGGCCGTCACCCGCGAGGTCCGCGCGCTGGCCGAGCGCGGCGAACACCCGCTGGTCTTCACGACCGTCACCCGCGCCGAGGTCCTGACCGAACTCCAGACCTGCCCCGCGCAGGTGTTCGACCTGCTCGGCCCCGGCCTGAGCGCCCTGGAACACGAATTCCAGCAGAGCGCCACCCGCATCGTGGGCCGCCACCACGACATGCACGACACCGACGCCTACCTGTCCCGCATGGACGCCCTGGACTTCGCGCTCGCCACCGACGACGGCGTGGGCGACAAGCAGTACGGCCTGTCCGACGTGATCCTGGTGGGCGTCTCCCGCGCCGGCAAGACCCCCACCAGCCTGTTCCTGGCCCTGCAACACGGGGTGCGCGCCAGCAACTACCCGCTGGCGGAGGACGATTTCGACCGCAGCGGCCTGCCCATCCCCCTCGAGGCCCACCGCCACAAGTTGCACGGCCTGACCATCGACCCCCGGCGCCTGCACGCCATCCGCACCCAGCGAAAGGCCGGCAGCCGCTACGCCAGCCTCGAACAGTGCGAACACGAGGTCCGCCGCGCCGAACGCATGTTCCAGCGCGCCGGCATTCCCGTGCGCGACACCACCAGCGCCAGCGTCGAGGAAATCGCCGCCGGGATCCTCAACACCCTGCGCAAGGCCTGA
- the ppsA gene encoding phosphoenolpyruvate synthase — MDMIRVFHTLRMTDVEIVGGKNASIGEMIQGLAGAGVRVPGGFATTADAFRLFLQENRIEESINARLSALDVNDVVALAQAGREIRAQVEAAALPAALEGAIRDAYAALAAESGVSDPDVAVRSSATAEDLPEASFAGQQETFLNVRGIESVLHHVRLVFASLYNDRAISYRVHQGFSHADVALSAGVQRMVRTDLGASGVAFTLDTESGYRDAVLVTSAYGLGELVVQGAINPDEFFVYKPALKSGKKAILRRTLGSKAKRMEYAPGGGVQTVKVPPAEQRAFSLSDADLTELARQCVTIEDHYGRPMDIEWGKDGRDGLIYILQARPETVQSRAGQIMERFELTGRGEVLVEGRAVGNRIGSGVVRVVTDLAQMSQVQDGDVLVADMTDPDWEPVMKRASAIVTNRGGRTCHAAIIARELGIPAVVGSGNATRELSSGQTVTVSCAEGDTGFVYAGPVPFRVNRVELGNMPEVGMKIMMNVASPDRAFSFAALPNEGVGLARVEFICSNVIGIHPRALLDYPDVPEDVRAQIDEKTAGYATPRDFFREKLAEGVSSIAAAFAPKPVIVRLSDFKSNEYAHLIGGAAYEPHEENPMIGFRGASRYRSPDFAAAFALECEAIREVRDDMGLTNVQVMIPFVRTVGEAAQIIEILRRNGLKRGDSAVDGDGGLKIIMMCEIPSNAILADQFLEHFDGFSIGSNDLTQLTLALDRDSGLVADLFDEQNEAVLTLMAQAIAAAKRAGKYVGICGQGPSDHPDLARWLMEQGIDSVSLNPDSVLGTWLHLAGEGAEARATVQG, encoded by the coding sequence ATGGATATGATTCGTGTGTTCCATACACTAAGGATGACCGACGTGGAGATCGTGGGCGGCAAGAACGCCTCCATCGGCGAGATGATCCAGGGACTGGCCGGGGCCGGTGTGCGCGTGCCCGGCGGGTTCGCCACGACCGCCGACGCCTTCCGGCTGTTCCTGCAGGAAAACCGCATCGAGGAGAGCATCAATGCCCGCCTGAGCGCGCTGGACGTGAACGACGTGGTGGCACTGGCCCAGGCGGGCCGGGAGATCCGCGCGCAGGTGGAGGCCGCCGCGCTGCCCGCCGCGCTGGAGGGGGCCATCCGGGACGCCTACGCCGCGCTGGCCGCCGAGTCCGGCGTGAGCGACCCCGACGTGGCCGTGCGGTCCAGCGCCACCGCCGAGGACCTGCCGGAAGCGAGTTTCGCCGGGCAGCAGGAGACCTTCCTGAACGTGCGCGGCATCGAGAGCGTGCTGCACCACGTGCGGCTGGTGTTCGCCAGCCTGTACAACGACCGCGCCATCAGTTACCGCGTGCATCAGGGCTTCTCGCACGCGGACGTGGCCCTGTCGGCCGGCGTGCAGCGCATGGTCCGCACCGACCTGGGCGCGTCGGGCGTGGCGTTCACGCTGGACACCGAGAGCGGCTACCGCGACGCCGTGCTGGTCACCAGCGCCTACGGACTGGGTGAACTGGTCGTGCAGGGCGCCATCAACCCGGACGAGTTCTTCGTGTACAAACCCGCCCTGAAAAGCGGGAAGAAGGCCATCCTGCGGCGCACGCTGGGCAGCAAGGCGAAGCGCATGGAGTACGCGCCGGGCGGTGGCGTGCAGACCGTCAAGGTGCCGCCCGCCGAGCAGCGCGCCTTCTCTCTGTCGGACGCCGACCTGACCGAACTGGCGCGGCAGTGCGTGACCATCGAGGACCACTACGGCCGCCCCATGGACATCGAGTGGGGCAAGGACGGTCGTGATGGCCTGATCTACATCCTGCAGGCGCGCCCGGAGACCGTGCAGAGCCGCGCCGGGCAGATCATGGAACGCTTCGAACTGACCGGCCGGGGCGAGGTGCTCGTCGAGGGCCGCGCCGTCGGGAACCGCATCGGGTCGGGCGTGGTGCGGGTCGTGACGGACCTCGCGCAGATGAGTCAGGTGCAGGACGGCGACGTGCTGGTGGCCGACATGACCGACCCCGACTGGGAACCGGTTATGAAACGCGCCAGCGCCATCGTGACCAACCGGGGCGGGCGCACCTGCCACGCCGCGATCATCGCGCGCGAACTGGGCATTCCGGCCGTGGTGGGCAGCGGGAACGCCACCCGCGAGCTGAGCAGCGGGCAGACGGTCACGGTGTCCTGCGCCGAGGGCGACACGGGCTTCGTGTACGCCGGGCCGGTGCCGTTCCGCGTGAACCGCGTGGAACTGGGGAACATGCCCGAGGTCGGCATGAAGATCATGATGAACGTCGCCAGCCCCGACCGGGCCTTCAGTTTCGCGGCCCTGCCGAACGAGGGCGTGGGACTGGCCCGCGTGGAGTTCATCTGCTCGAACGTGATCGGCATTCACCCGCGCGCCCTGCTGGACTACCCCGACGTGCCGGAGGACGTGCGCGCCCAGATCGACGAGAAGACCGCCGGGTACGCCACGCCGCGCGACTTCTTCCGCGAGAAACTGGCCGAGGGCGTGAGCAGTATCGCCGCCGCGTTCGCGCCGAAACCCGTGATCGTGCGCCTGAGCGACTTCAAGAGCAACGAGTACGCGCACCTGATCGGCGGGGCCGCCTACGAACCGCACGAGGAGAACCCCATGATCGGCTTCCGGGGTGCCAGCCGCTACCGCTCGCCGGACTTCGCGGCGGCCTTCGCGCTGGAATGCGAGGCCATCCGCGAGGTCCGCGACGACATGGGCCTGACCAACGTGCAGGTCATGATTCCCTTCGTCCGTACCGTCGGCGAGGCCGCGCAGATCATCGAGATCCTGAGGCGAAACGGCCTGAAACGCGGCGACAGTGCTGTTGATGGAGATGGGGGTCTGAAGATCATCATGATGTGCGAGATCCCCAGCAACGCCATCCTGGCCGACCAGTTCCTGGAGCACTTCGACGGCTTCTCCATCGGCAGCAATGACCTGACGCAGCTGACCCTGGCCCTCGACCGCGACTCGGGTCTGGTCGCGGACCTGTTCGACGAGCAGAACGAGGCGGTCCTGACCCTGATGGCACAGGCCATCGCGGCGGCCAAACGCGCCGGGAAGTACGTGGGCATCTGCGGGCAGGGCCCCAGCGACCACCCGGACCTCGCCCGCTGGCTGATGGAGCAGGGCATCGACTCGGTCAGCCTGAACCCCGACAGCGTGCTGGGCACCTGGCTGCACCTGGCCGGTGAGGGCGCCGAGGCGCGCGCCACCGTTCAGGGCTGA
- a CDS encoding HAD family hydrolase codes for MTRPQAVILDLDDTLFDDSACTHAGLRAVAHAHGLSVDPAELFARHAAHIRAIDPLLFSGQLSAHGARVRRFTGLLTELGAADPDGEAATLTYRAAYREHWRLLPGAPDVLRDLRAAGLRLAVLTNYVREVQGQKLAHFGLGALVDAVLCVEDVPAAKPDARAYHAACAALDVTPAQTVMVGDSWEKDVQGARAAGLRAVWVSRAGLPAPEPGVPVVSRLADLPAALGLVPA; via the coding sequence ATGACCCGCCCGCAGGCCGTGATTCTCGATCTGGACGACACCCTCTTCGACGACTCGGCCTGCACGCACGCGGGCCTGCGGGCCGTGGCGCACGCGCACGGCCTGAGCGTGGACCCGGCCGAGCTGTTCGCGCGGCACGCGGCGCACATCCGCGCCATCGACCCGCTGCTGTTCAGCGGTCAGCTCAGCGCCCACGGCGCGCGGGTGCGGCGGTTTACGGGCCTGCTGACCGAACTGGGCGCCGCCGACCCGGACGGCGAGGCCGCCACCCTCACGTACCGCGCCGCGTACCGGGAGCACTGGCGACTGCTGCCCGGCGCGCCGGACGTCCTGCGTGACCTGCGGGCCGCCGGACTGCGGCTGGCCGTCCTGACCAACTACGTGCGCGAGGTGCAGGGCCAGAAACTCGCGCACTTCGGGCTCGGCGCCCTGGTGGACGCGGTGCTGTGCGTGGAGGACGTGCCCGCCGCCAAGCCCGACGCCCGCGCGTACCACGCCGCCTGCGCCGCGCTGGACGTCACGCCCGCGCAGACCGTGATGGTCGGGGATTCCTGGGAGAAGGACGTGCAGGGCGCCCGCGCCGCTGGACTGCGGGCCGTGTGGGTGAGCCGGGCCGGGCTGCCTGCCCCGGAACCCGGTGTGCCGGTCGTGTCCCGACTGGCGGACCTGCCCGCCGCGCTGGGCCTCGTGCCCGCCTGA
- a CDS encoding S8 family serine peptidase, translated as MPVSSAPLTRFLALSVLTGALLSACGGGGSGPSQTTPATPNPTPPAPVTPAPVTPAPVTTFSVSGVLTFPGATGAATDGSPDVHAARTTPTTAGTGEIPGEYLIVTRPGLSVQGLGTLTVTTPDVGVTTLRRVTGSSAAGLALYRSEQTLSGPQSRLVAQTLLGQPGVQGVTPNRRLHALATPNDPYYPVQWQYPALNLPAAWDRTTGAAVTVAVVDSGVVPHADLRDRTLPGMDFVSDPDLAGDGNGVDPDPTDLGGDTDYHGTHVAGSVAAHTGNGRGVAGVSWGARIVPVRALDTTGGGSLADILGGVLWAAGVTVDGVPVNRHPARIVNLSLGGPGACSAAEQRVFAELRARQVVTVVAAGNDDVSASTSSPANCADVITVGATGPDGRRAPYSNHGARIDVMAPGGNSRLSVSVNGRAYPGGILSTVRDAQSGQDAYAFMDGTSMAAPHVAGAAALLLGQEPTLTPDQVRARLRASAAPLGSRCDVSGGCGAGLIDVNALLGGSSPAAPAPTPPVTNTAVVVAALFMDGDTLDASRSEFTEVPGSTLRPPYTLRNLKAGTYLVAAWQDTNDDGQVNDGEPFGVYPDSLTLSGAGRALTGIDLTMEAAAVTGASLTGSVTAERARQARAALRAMTGSAGKQTTR; from the coding sequence ATGCCCGTGTCCTCTGCGCCCCTGACCCGTTTCCTGGCCCTGTCCGTCCTCACCGGCGCCCTCCTGAGCGCCTGCGGCGGAGGTGGTTCGGGGCCGTCCCAGACGACTCCGGCCACCCCGAATCCCACGCCACCAGCGCCCGTCACCCCCGCACCCGTCACCCCGGCACCCGTCACGACCTTCAGCGTGAGCGGAGTCCTGACGTTCCCCGGCGCGACCGGCGCGGCCACCGACGGCAGCCCGGACGTCCACGCGGCCCGCACGACGCCGACCACCGCCGGGACCGGCGAGATTCCCGGCGAGTACCTGATCGTGACCCGCCCCGGCCTGAGCGTGCAGGGCCTGGGGACCCTGACCGTGACCACCCCGGATGTGGGTGTGACCACGCTGCGCCGCGTGACCGGCTCCAGCGCCGCCGGACTGGCCCTGTACCGCAGCGAACAGACCCTGAGCGGCCCGCAGTCGCGGCTGGTCGCGCAGACGCTGCTGGGCCAGCCGGGCGTGCAGGGCGTCACGCCCAACCGCCGCCTGCACGCACTGGCCACCCCGAACGACCCGTACTACCCGGTGCAGTGGCAGTACCCGGCCCTGAACCTGCCTGCCGCCTGGGACCGCACGACTGGCGCGGCCGTCACGGTGGCCGTCGTGGACAGCGGCGTGGTACCGCACGCGGACCTGCGCGACCGCACGCTGCCCGGCATGGATTTCGTGAGCGACCCCGACCTGGCCGGCGACGGGAACGGCGTGGACCCCGACCCCACCGACCTGGGCGGCGACACCGACTACCACGGCACGCACGTGGCCGGGAGCGTGGCCGCGCACACCGGGAACGGCCGGGGCGTGGCGGGCGTCAGCTGGGGCGCGCGGATCGTGCCGGTCCGGGCGCTCGACACGACCGGCGGCGGCAGCCTCGCGGACATTCTCGGCGGGGTGCTGTGGGCGGCCGGCGTGACCGTGGACGGCGTGCCCGTGAACCGCCACCCGGCGCGCATCGTGAACCTCAGCCTGGGGGGTCCGGGCGCCTGCTCGGCCGCCGAGCAGCGCGTCTTCGCGGAACTCCGCGCCCGGCAGGTCGTCACGGTCGTCGCGGCCGGGAACGACGACGTGAGCGCCTCGACCAGCTCTCCTGCCAACTGCGCGGACGTGATCACGGTCGGCGCGACCGGCCCGGACGGCCGCCGCGCGCCGTACTCCAACCACGGCGCCCGCATCGACGTGATGGCGCCCGGCGGGAACTCGCGCCTGAGCGTCAGCGTGAACGGCCGCGCCTACCCCGGCGGGATCCTCAGCACCGTCCGGGACGCCCAGAGCGGACAGGACGCGTACGCCTTCATGGACGGTACCTCGATGGCGGCCCCGCACGTCGCGGGCGCCGCCGCGCTGCTGCTGGGACAGGAGCCCACCCTGACACCCGATCAGGTCCGCGCGCGCCTGCGGGCCAGCGCCGCGCCGCTCGGCAGCCGCTGCGACGTCAGCGGCGGCTGCGGCGCCGGCCTGATCGACGTCAACGCGCTGCTGGGTGGCTCGTCCCCCGCTGCGCCCGCGCCCACACCGCCGGTGACGAACACGGCCGTCGTGGTCGCGGCGCTGTTCATGGACGGCGACACGCTGGACGCCAGCCGCAGCGAATTCACGGAAGTGCCGGGAAGTACCCTCAGACCCCCGTACACCCTGCGGAACCTGAAAGCCGGCACCTACCTCGTCGCCGCGTGGCAGGACACCAACGACGACGGACAGGTGAATGATGGCGAACCCTTCGGCGTGTACCCGGACTCCCTGACCCTCAGCGGCGCCGGCCGCGCCCTGACTGGCATCGACCTGACCATGGAGGCCGCCGCCGTGACGGGCGCCAGCCTGACGGGCAGCGTGACCGCTGAGCGGGCGCGTCAGGCACGCGCCGCACTCCGCGCCATGACCGGAAGCGCCGGGAAGCAGACCACGCGCTGA
- a CDS encoding YeeE/YedE family protein, with translation MPELLRLLQEPWPWYVSGPLIGLTVPLLLLLGNRAFGISSNLRHACAVLLPDRLKPALFRHDWRAQSWNLLFAAGMILGGVLAATLLRDPAPTALSGAAVQSLGTLGVTVQPGLLPAVLTDLSRPATWGLLILSGLLVGFGTRYAGGCTSGHAITGLSTLQAPSLIATASFFAGGILSANLLLPLFLR, from the coding sequence GTGCCTGAGCTGCTGCGCCTGCTCCAGGAACCCTGGCCGTGGTACGTGAGCGGCCCCCTGATCGGCCTGACCGTGCCGCTGCTGCTGCTGCTGGGCAACCGCGCCTTCGGGATCTCCTCGAACCTGCGCCACGCCTGCGCTGTCCTGCTGCCGGACCGCCTGAAACCCGCGCTGTTCCGCCACGACTGGCGCGCCCAGAGCTGGAACCTGCTGTTCGCCGCCGGCATGATCCTGGGCGGCGTCCTGGCCGCCACGCTGCTGCGCGACCCCGCCCCCACCGCGCTGTCCGGCGCGGCTGTGCAGAGCCTCGGCACGCTGGGCGTGACCGTGCAACCGGGCCTGCTGCCCGCCGTCCTGACCGACCTGAGTCGCCCCGCCACGTGGGGGCTGCTGATCCTGTCGGGCCTGCTGGTGGGGTTCGGCACCCGCTACGCCGGGGGCTGCACCAGCGGGCACGCCATCACGGGCCTCAGCACCCTTCAGGCACCCAGCCTGATCGCCACGGCCTCCTTCTTCGCGGGCGGGATCCTGAGCGCTAACCTGCTGCTCCCGCTGTTCCTGAGGTGA
- a CDS encoding DUF6691 family protein codes for MISTTPTPTTTASGTHLLRQWPFLIAGLLFGVLLIKSEAASWYRIQEMFRFQSVHMYGLIGSAVLTGLITTTLLRRSGLHALNGETIHVPAKEGPTRRYVLGGLIFGLGWGLAGVCPGPIFALLGSHLLPMLIVLTAALVGTWAYGAVQHRL; via the coding sequence ATGATCAGCACCACGCCCACCCCCACCACCACCGCTTCCGGCACGCACCTGCTGCGGCAGTGGCCGTTCCTGATCGCCGGACTGCTGTTTGGCGTGCTGCTGATCAAATCCGAGGCCGCCAGCTGGTACCGCATTCAGGAGATGTTCCGCTTCCAGTCCGTGCACATGTACGGCCTGATCGGCAGCGCCGTCCTGACCGGCCTGATCACCACCACCCTCCTGCGCCGCTCCGGACTGCACGCCCTGAACGGCGAGACCATCCACGTACCGGCCAAGGAAGGCCCCACCCGCCGCTACGTGCTGGGCGGCCTGATCTTCGGACTGGGCTGGGGACTGGCCGGCGTGTGCCCAGGCCCGATCTTCGCGCTGCTGGGCAGCCACCTGCTGCCCATGCTGATCGTGCTGACAGCCGCGCTGGTCGGCACCTGGGCATACGGCGCCGTGCAACACCGGCTGTAA
- a CDS encoding 23S rRNA (cytosine(2499)-C(5))-methyltransferase — protein sequence MQDAAPTPRSRLRLRVSPAAETHIRAGHPWVYESSLRDQNREGDAGELAVIYDRRDRFLAIGLFDPDSPLRVRVLHHGAPATLNDDWWAARLDAALLRRAPLFGPDTDGYRAVNGESDGWPGLVVDRYADTLVVKLYTAAWFPHLERVLDLLESRFPGAGVVLRLSRNIQVRAAAAGLHDGQVLAGAVPDGPVVFHETGLAFEADVLRGQKTGFFLDQRDNRRRVERYARDRRVLNAFSFSGGFSLYAARGGAADVVSLDLSAHALRSAQRNYALNPKLGAPHETMQADVFEWLTGTSREFDLVILDPPSLARREAERTGAIRAYGKLAADGIRRLARGGILVSASCSAHVSADEFWAAVREAADRSGRPWKELHTSQHAPDHHATFAEAQYLKAIFLQLD from the coding sequence ATGCAGGACGCCGCTCCCACCCCCCGTTCCCGCCTGAGACTGCGGGTCTCTCCGGCCGCCGAGACGCACATCCGCGCCGGGCACCCCTGGGTGTACGAATCGAGCCTGCGCGACCAGAACCGCGAGGGTGACGCCGGGGAACTCGCCGTGATCTACGACCGCCGCGACCGCTTCCTGGCGATCGGTCTGTTCGACCCGGACAGTCCGCTGCGCGTGCGGGTGCTGCATCACGGGGCGCCCGCCACCCTGAACGACGACTGGTGGGCCGCCCGCCTGGACGCGGCCCTGCTGCGCCGCGCGCCGCTGTTCGGTCCGGACACCGACGGGTACCGCGCCGTGAACGGCGAATCGGACGGCTGGCCCGGACTGGTTGTGGACCGCTACGCGGACACGCTGGTCGTGAAGCTGTACACCGCCGCGTGGTTCCCGCACCTGGAACGCGTGCTGGACCTTCTGGAATCCCGCTTTCCCGGCGCCGGGGTCGTGCTGCGCCTGAGCCGCAACATTCAGGTGCGCGCCGCCGCCGCCGGCCTGCACGACGGTCAGGTGCTGGCCGGCGCGGTCCCGGACGGCCCGGTCGTGTTCCACGAGACCGGACTGGCTTTCGAGGCGGACGTGCTGCGCGGCCAGAAGACCGGCTTCTTCCTGGATCAGCGGGACAACCGCCGCCGCGTGGAGCGGTACGCCCGTGACCGCCGCGTGCTGAACGCCTTCTCGTTCAGCGGGGGGTTCAGTCTGTACGCCGCGCGGGGCGGCGCGGCCGACGTGGTCAGCCTGGACCTGAGCGCGCACGCCCTGCGAAGCGCGCAGCGCAACTACGCCCTGAACCCGAAACTCGGTGCGCCGCACGAGACGATGCAGGCCGACGTGTTCGAGTGGCTGACCGGAACGAGCCGCGAGTTCGACCTCGTGATCCTGGACCCGCCCTCGCTGGCGCGGCGTGAAGCGGAACGCACGGGCGCGATCCGCGCGTACGGCAAACTGGCTGCCGACGGCATCCGCCGCCTCGCGCGGGGCGGCATTCTGGTCAGCGCGTCGTGCTCCGCGCACGTCAGCGCCGACGAGTTCTGGGCGGCCGTGCGCGAGGCCGCCGACCGCAGCGGCCGCCCCTGGAAGGAACTGCACACCAGTCAGCACGCCCCGGATCACCACGCGACCTTCGCGGAGGCGCAGTACCTCAAGGCGATCTTCCTTCAGCTGGACTGA